A stretch of Henckelia pumila isolate YLH828 chromosome 4, ASM3356847v2, whole genome shotgun sequence DNA encodes these proteins:
- the LOC140860580 gene encoding delta(14)-sterol reductase, whose protein sequence is MPMDLRALLLSLIPSWTSVAMILLFITYLAIAGSLLPGKVVPGAVLSDGSRLHYRCNGLSSLILLVFLLGIGGWLDFVSLTAIADRGFELLSTTFIFSVFVTFLLYITGYNSRSQSSSLKPRVTGNFIHDWWFGIQLNPQFMGIDLKFYFVRAGMMGWLLINLSVLAKCIQVTDLSRAMILYQLFCVLYILDYFFFEEYMTSTWDIIAERLGFMLVFGDLVWIPFTFSIQGWWLKDNEVELTTAAVVANCLVFLIGYLVFRGANKQKHDFKKNSKLLIWGRPPKIIGGKLLASGFWAIARHSNYLGDLLVALSFSLPCGISSPVPYFYPIYLFVLLIWRERRDEARCAQKYKEVWAEYRNLVPWRILPYVY, encoded by the exons ATGCCGATGGATCTCCGTGCTCTTCTCCTTTCCCTCATTCCTTCGTGGACATCA GTTGCTATGATTCTGTTATTCATTACTTACTTGGCGATTGCTGGATCCCTTTTGCCCGGGAAAGTTGTTCCTGGAGCGGTGCTTTCTGATGGAAGTCGGCTCCATTATCGTTGCAATG GTTTATCATCGCTCATCTTATTGGTTTTTCTACTCGGGATAGGCGGATGGTTGGATTTTGTATCGCTCACT GCAATTGCAGACAGAGGGTTTGAGCTTTTGTCAACAACGTTTATATTCAGTGTATTC GTGACGTTTCTTCTCTATATAACTGGCTATAATTCCCGATCACAAAGTTCTTCTTTAAAGCCTCGGGTCACCGGGAACTTCATTCATGACTG GTGGTTTGGGATACAACTAAATCCTCAGTTCATGGGAATTGACCTCAA ATTTTACTTTGTTAGAGCTGGTATGATGGGTTGGCTTCTTATAAACCTGTCTGTTCTTGCAAAATGCATTCAAGTGACTGACTTAAGCCGAGCAATGATACTCTACCAGCTATTTTGTGTG CTATATATTCTGGACTACTTTTTCTTTGAAGAGTACATGACCTCCAC ATGGGATATAATTGCAGAGAGGTTGGGTTTCATGCTGGTTTTTGGAGATCTAGTATGGATTCCATTTACATTCAGTATCCAG GGTTGGTGGCTTAAAGATAATGAGGTGGAGCTAACAACTGCTGCTGTTGTTGCCAACTGTCTTGTTTTTCTCATTGG CTATCTTGTCTTCCGAGGAGCTAACAAGCAGAAGCATGATTTCAAAAAGAATTCCAAATTACTTATTTGGGGTAGGCCTCCAAAAATAATTGGAGGGAAGCTTCTTGCTTCTGGTTTCTG GGCAATTGCCAGACACAGTAATTATCTCGGTGATTTGTTGGTTGCTCTGTCCTTCAGTTTACCTTGTGGGATAAG TTCTCCAGTTCCATATTTCTATCCAATATACCTCTTTGTTTTACTAATATGGAGAGAAAGAAGAGATGAAGCCCGGTGCGCACAGAAGTACAAGGAAGTTTGGGCGGAATATCGGAACCTGGTTCCTTGGAGGATACTTCCATATGTTTACTAA
- the LOC140894301 gene encoding probable beta-1,3-galactosyltransferase 2 isoform X2: MSWKSRGVESTSKNVVPRKLTIFLCIGCFCAGMLFTDRMWAEPEAKDISRLTGAGEEKLSLVSDGCDPTVDVKGESKTILSEVSKSQHAIETLDKTISNLEMELAAARAVQDSLLSGSPISEDLKMPELTKKRKYLMVVGINTAFSSRKRRDSVRATWMLEGDKRKRLEGEKGIVIRFVIGHSATSGGILDRAIEAEDKKHGDLLRLEHVEGYLELSAKTKTYFATAVALWDADFYVKVDDDVHVNIATLGATLARHRSKPRVYIGCMKSGPVLAQKGVRYHEPEYWKFGEQGNKYFRHATGQLYAISKDLATYISINQHVLHKYANEDVSLGAWFIGLDVEHIDDRRLCCGTPPDCEWKAQAGNICVASFDWSCSGICNSADRIKEVHRRCGEGENALWSAVF; encoded by the exons atGTCTTGGAAGAGCAGAGGGGTGGAGTCAACTTCCAAGAATGTGGTTCCCAGAAAACTCACAATCTTCCTTTGTATTGGATGTTTCTGTGCAGGGATGCTCTTCACCGACAG AATGTGGGCAGAGCCCGAAGCTAAAGATATATCACGGTTGACTGGGGCAGGAGAAGAGAAACTCAGTTTGGTTTCAGATGGTTGTGATCCAACTGTT GATGTAAAGGGTGAGTCCAAGACTATATTAAGTGAAGTTTCAAAGTCTCAACATGCAATTGA AACTTTAGATAAAACAATTTCAAATTTGGAGATGGAATTAGCTGCAGCCAGGGCTGTACAGGATTCCTTACTCAGTGGTTCTCCCATCTCCGAAGACCTGAAGATGCCCGAATTaaccaaaaaaagaaaatacTTGATGGTGGTGGGCATAAATACTGCCTTTAGCAGTAGAAAGAGGAGAGACTCGGTGCGTGCTACGTGGATGCTAGAAG GTGATAAACGCAAAAGGCTTGAGGGAGAAAAGGGCATCGTCATTCGATTTGTGATTGGTCACAG TGCAACGTCAGGTGGTATCCTTGATAGAGCTATCGAAGCAGAAGATAAGAAACACGGAGACTTGTTGAGACTG GAACATGTGGAGGGGTACCTTGAACTATCAGCGAAGACTAAGACTTATTTTGCCACCGCTGTCGCACTTTGGGATGCAGATTTTTATGTCAAAGTTGATGATGATGTTCATGTAAATATAG CAACTTTAGGAGCAACTCTAGCTAGGCATCGTTCCAAACCAAGGGTGTATATTGGATGCATGAAATCAGGTCCCGTCTTGGCTCAAAA GGGCGTGAGATATCATGAACCTGAGTATTGGAAATTTGGTGAGCAAGGAAACAAGTATTTTCGTCATGCTACGGGGCAATTATATGCcatttctaaagatttggctaCCTACATATCAATAAATCA GCATGTATTGCATAAATATGCAAATGAGGATGTGTCGTTGGGAGCTTGGTTCATTGGATTGGATGTGGAGCACATAGATGACCGAAGATTATGTTGTGGAACACCACCTG ACTGTGAGTGGAAGGCCCAAGCAGGCAACATCTGTGTTGCTTCATTCGACTGGAGCTGCAGCGGAATTTGCAATTCGGCTGATAGGATTAAAGAGGTGCACCGAAGATGTGGAGAAGGCGAGAATGCTCTTTGGAGTGCGGTTTTCTAA
- the LOC140894301 gene encoding probable beta-1,3-galactosyltransferase 2 isoform X1 → MSWKSRGVESTSKNVVPRKLTIFLCIGCFCAGMLFTDRMWAEPEAKDISRLTGAGEEKLSLVSDGCDPTVKDVKGESKTILSEVSKSQHAIETLDKTISNLEMELAAARAVQDSLLSGSPISEDLKMPELTKKRKYLMVVGINTAFSSRKRRDSVRATWMLEGDKRKRLEGEKGIVIRFVIGHSATSGGILDRAIEAEDKKHGDLLRLEHVEGYLELSAKTKTYFATAVALWDADFYVKVDDDVHVNIATLGATLARHRSKPRVYIGCMKSGPVLAQKGVRYHEPEYWKFGEQGNKYFRHATGQLYAISKDLATYISINQHVLHKYANEDVSLGAWFIGLDVEHIDDRRLCCGTPPDCEWKAQAGNICVASFDWSCSGICNSADRIKEVHRRCGEGENALWSAVF, encoded by the exons atGTCTTGGAAGAGCAGAGGGGTGGAGTCAACTTCCAAGAATGTGGTTCCCAGAAAACTCACAATCTTCCTTTGTATTGGATGTTTCTGTGCAGGGATGCTCTTCACCGACAG AATGTGGGCAGAGCCCGAAGCTAAAGATATATCACGGTTGACTGGGGCAGGAGAAGAGAAACTCAGTTTGGTTTCAGATGGTTGTGATCCAACTGTT AAGGATGTAAAGGGTGAGTCCAAGACTATATTAAGTGAAGTTTCAAAGTCTCAACATGCAATTGA AACTTTAGATAAAACAATTTCAAATTTGGAGATGGAATTAGCTGCAGCCAGGGCTGTACAGGATTCCTTACTCAGTGGTTCTCCCATCTCCGAAGACCTGAAGATGCCCGAATTaaccaaaaaaagaaaatacTTGATGGTGGTGGGCATAAATACTGCCTTTAGCAGTAGAAAGAGGAGAGACTCGGTGCGTGCTACGTGGATGCTAGAAG GTGATAAACGCAAAAGGCTTGAGGGAGAAAAGGGCATCGTCATTCGATTTGTGATTGGTCACAG TGCAACGTCAGGTGGTATCCTTGATAGAGCTATCGAAGCAGAAGATAAGAAACACGGAGACTTGTTGAGACTG GAACATGTGGAGGGGTACCTTGAACTATCAGCGAAGACTAAGACTTATTTTGCCACCGCTGTCGCACTTTGGGATGCAGATTTTTATGTCAAAGTTGATGATGATGTTCATGTAAATATAG CAACTTTAGGAGCAACTCTAGCTAGGCATCGTTCCAAACCAAGGGTGTATATTGGATGCATGAAATCAGGTCCCGTCTTGGCTCAAAA GGGCGTGAGATATCATGAACCTGAGTATTGGAAATTTGGTGAGCAAGGAAACAAGTATTTTCGTCATGCTACGGGGCAATTATATGCcatttctaaagatttggctaCCTACATATCAATAAATCA GCATGTATTGCATAAATATGCAAATGAGGATGTGTCGTTGGGAGCTTGGTTCATTGGATTGGATGTGGAGCACATAGATGACCGAAGATTATGTTGTGGAACACCACCTG ACTGTGAGTGGAAGGCCCAAGCAGGCAACATCTGTGTTGCTTCATTCGACTGGAGCTGCAGCGGAATTTGCAATTCGGCTGATAGGATTAAAGAGGTGCACCGAAGATGTGGAGAAGGCGAGAATGCTCTTTGGAGTGCGGTTTTCTAA